One window of the Bombus affinis isolate iyBomAffi1 chromosome 10, iyBomAffi1.2, whole genome shotgun sequence genome contains the following:
- the LOC126920895 gene encoding collagen alpha-5(IV) chain-like isoform X35, protein MLGRVRAAFFSLVIATSLLQYTQQQGSRQSREVILNISDEQKIQYLNQDFYSNAYNYGYEVSPNGQFHHEVRGPDDITYGCYGYIDPFGKLKTTFYISDGWGYRVVQPGNSVELFLHEHEHHHEDDTGQHHQEHDDHHDHHGVITEWANLYFPEICRQFDGTGSGSNVIPIPGYPGMPEKPSQPGYPGKPGTPGIPGTPGTPGQPGYPGTPPQPGYPGTPGTPGTPGTPGYPGTPPQPGYPGKPGTPGTPGTPGTPGQPGYPGTPPQPGYPGKPGTPGTPGTPGTPGQPGYPGTPPQPGYPGEPGTPGTPGTPGTPGQPGYPGTPPQPGYPGKPGTPGTPGTPGTPGQPGYPGTPPQPGYPGTPGIPGTPGTPGYPGTPPQPGYPGKPGTPGTPGTPGTPGSPGQPGYPEKPPQPGYPGKPGAPGTPGTPGTPGKPGYPGKPPQPGYPGKPGTPGTPGTPGTPGQPGYPGTPPQPGYPGTPGIPGTPGTPGTPPQPGYPGTPPQPGYPGTPGTPGTPGTPGTPPQPGYPGKPGTPGTPGTPGTPGQPGYPGTPPQPGYPGTPGTPGTPGTPGTPGQPGYPGTPPQHGYPGTPGTPGTPGTPGKPPQPGYPGKPGTPGTPGTPGTPGQPGYPGTPPQPGYPGTPGTPGTPGTPGTPPQPGYPGKPGTPGTPGQPGYPGTPSQPGYPGTPGTPGYPGKPGTPGTPDTPGTPGQPGFPGIPPQPGYPGTPGIPGGPAHPGYPGTPGIPGKPGKPGKPGKPGKPGKPGVPAIPEQPPYPGSSETPETPGIPYPPPYPPSPEYPVSPGSPGAPGLPGIPGIPGKPGRPGKPGKPAKPSKPGHPSHPGYPGSPGSPGSPGHPGSPGTPGHPGTPGTPGTPGIPGTPPIPPRPGYPGIPGTPGIPGTPGTPPIPPQPGYPGIPGTPGIPGTPGTPPIPPQPGYPGIPGTPGIPGTPGTPPIPPQPGYPGIPGTPGIPGTPGTPPIPPQPGYPGIPGTPGIPGTPGTPPIPPQPGYPGIPGTPGIPGTPGTPPIPPQPGYPGIPGTPGIPGTPGTPPIPPQPGYPGIPGTPGIPGTPGTPPIPPQPGYPGTPGTPGTPGIPGIPGKPGKPGKPGRPGKPGVPPVPPQPGYPGTPPYPEIPGKPGKPGHHGHPGSSTPDQPPYPPYPGYPPGHEGPIGGVGPDGPNGPWPNGPDGPQGPSGPGGPGGPGGPGGPEGGIGGVGGIGGDGPPGPDGPWPTGSPGPDGPWPGDPDYVPGAHPTIRPHYEGPIKIQYPIKYYEPTTPTSYVYPLYGQKQVERLTSNSKFELKYFNNETSKEGYEKNVESTTFTYPSKISGPIGVKDTYIDSQFGNRSQRPGYQTGQVNQNADEINSLLQTQRKELRKYTEQEDQSNYEDLKKIVSQIPQTVYDEVGPTTSEKYSSRERLQQSSRENRKYPQQVTKLSEPVIRIETSPEENTAALIKQVNQLSEKSSEPNFEFAAIGVQPPNPINIKPYEQSVGPDPETCPCYLVEPGNDTVTTTSTTSIPLIGQLGFIPVVFVPYCPGNDETDSENMKDMFPSAMPVPYACDTCGLQTGKIETKLLSVNQLGNIENLREALRQAKLGFLNVSARRRTERRGAKSRHVK, encoded by the exons GTGATTGCCACATCTCTGTTGCAATACACACAGCAACAAGGAAGTAGGCAGAGTAGAGAAGTAATATTGAACATCAGTGACGAGCAGAAAATTCAATACCTAAATCAAGATTTCTATTCGA ATGCATATAATTATGGCTATGAAGTAAGTCCCAACGGACAATTTCATCACGAGGTACGCGGTCCAGACGACATCACGTATGGATGCTATGGATATATTGATCCATTTGGAAAGCTGAAAACAACGTTCTACATCAGCGATGGTTGGGGATATCGAGTTGTTCAACCAGGAAACTCGGTTGAATTGTTCCTTCATGAACACGAACATCACCACGAAGATGACACAGGACAACATCATCAGGAACATGATGATCATCACGATCATCATGGGGTGATTACAGAATGGGCAAATTTGTATTTCCCAGAAATATGTAGACAATTCGATGGAACAGGTTCCGGATCAAACGTCATACCAATACCAG GATATCCTGGAATGCCGGAAAAACCATCACAACCAGGATATCCAGGCAAACCAGGAACTCCTGGTATACCTGGCACACCAGGAACGCCAGGACAACCCGGCTATCCTGGAACACCACCACAACCTGGATACCCAGGAACGCCTGGAACACCAG GTACACCGGGAACACCGGGATATCCTGGAACACCACCCCAACCCGGATATCCAGGCAAACCCGGAACACCTGGCACTCCTGGCACAC CTGGAACGCCAGGACAACCCGGCTATCCTGGAACACCACCACAACCCGGATACCCAGGCAAACCCGGAACAC CTGGCACACCAGGCACAC CTGGAACGCCAGGACAACCCGGCTATCCTGGAACACCACCACAACCCGGATACCCAGGCGAACCCGGAACACCCGGTACACCCGGAACACCAGGAACGCCAGGACAACCCGGCTATCCTGGAACACCACCACAACCCGGATACCCAGGCAAACCCGGAACACCCGGTACACCCGGAACACCAGGAACGCCAGGACAACCCGGCTATCCTGGAACACCACCACAACCTGGATACCCAGGCACGCCTGGAATACCAGGTACACCGGGAACACCGGGATATCCTGGAACACCACCCCAACCTGGATATCCAGGCAAACCCGGAACACCTGGCACTC CTGGCACGCCTGGTACACCAGGATCACCAGGACAACCTGGCTATCCTGAAAAACCACCTCAGCCGGGATACCCAGGCAAACCTGGAGCACCTGGTACCCCTGGTACGCCCGGAACGCCAGGAAAACCCGGCTACCCCGGAAAACCGCCGCAGCCTGGATACCCAGGCAAACCCGGAACACCTGGCACTCCAGGCACACCTGGAACGCCAGGACAACCCGGCTATCCTGGAACACCACCCCAACCTGGATATCCAGGCACACCTGGAATAC CTGGCACTCCTGGCACACCCGGAACACCACCTCAAC CTGGTTATCCTGGAACGCCACCTCAACCTGGATATCCTGGCACACCTGGAACACCTGGCACTCCTGGCACACCCGGAACACCACCTCAGCCTGGATATCCAGGCAAGCCTGGCACACCTGGAACGCCTGGTACACCCGGAACGCCAGGGCAACCTGGCTACCCTGGAACACCGCCGCAACCTGGATACCCGGGCACACCTGGAACGCCTGGAACTCCTGGCACACCCGGAACGCCTGGGCAAC CTGGTTATCCTGGAACGCCACCTCAACATGGATATCCTGGCACACCTGGAACACCTGGCACTCCTGGCACACCCGGAAAACCACCTCAGCCTGGATATCCAGGCAAGCCTGGCACACCTGGAACGCCTGGTACACCCGGAACGCCAGGGCAACCTGGCTACCCTGGAACACCGCCGCAACCTGGATACCCGGGCACACCTGGAACGCCTGGCACTCCTGGCACACCCGGAACACCACCTCAGCCTGGATACCCAGGCAAGCCTGGCACACCCGGAACGCCTGGGCAACCTGGCTACCCTGGAACACCATCGCAACCTGGATACCCGGGCACACCTGGAACGCCTGGATACCCAGGCAAGCCTGGCACACCTGGCACTCCTGACACAC CCGGAACGCCAGGGCAACCCGGATTCCCCGGAATACCACCTCAACCTGGATACCCCGGAACGCCTGGAATACCCGGTGGCCCAGCGCATCCAGGTTATCCTGGTACACCAGGAATTCCGGGCAAACCTGGGAAACCTGGGAAACCGGGGAAACCTGGTAAACCTGGGAAACCTGGCGTCCCAGCAATTCCAGAACAACCACCATATCCTGGTTCATCCGAAACTCCAGAAACTCCCGGCATACCATATCCACCGCCATATCCACCATCTCCTGAATATCCCGTCTCCCCTGGTAGTCCAGGGGCTCCCGGATTGCCTGGAATACCCGGAATACCAGGTAAACCTGGCAGACCTGGCAAACCTGGCAAACCTGCCAAACCAAGCAAACCTGGACATCCATCACATCCTGGTTACCCTGGAAGTCCCGGTTCACCAGGTAGTCCGGGTCATCCTGGTTCTCCTGGTACGCCAGGACATCCTGGCACTCCCGGGACACCAGGAACTCCTGGAATACCCGGCACACCACCAATACCTCCACGTCCAGGTTATCCCGGCATCCCTGGTACACCGGGAATTCCCGGAACACCCGGAACTCCACCAATACCTCCACAGCCAG GTTATCCCGGCATCCCTGGTACACCAGGAATTCCCGGAACACCCGGAACTCCACCAATACCTCCACAGCCAGGTTATCCCGGCATCCCTGGTACACCAGGAATTCCCGGAACACCCGGAACTCCACCAATAC CTCCACAGCCAGGTTATCCCGGCATCCCTGGTACACCAGGAATTCCCGGAACACCCGGAACTCCACCAATACCTCCACAGCCAGGTTATCCCGGCATCCCTGGTACACCAGGAATTCCCGGAACTCCCGGAACTCCACCAATACCTCCTCAGCCAGGTTATCCCGGCATCCCTGGTACACCAGGAATTCCCGGAACACCCGGAACTCCACCAATACCTCCACAGCCAGGTTATCCCGGCATCCCTGGTACACCAGGAATTCCCGGAACACCCGGAACTCCACCAATACCTCCACAGCCAGGTTATCCCGGCATCCCTGGTACACCGGGAATTCCCGGAACACCCGGAACTCCACCAATACCTCCACAACCAGGTTATCCCGGTACCCCCGGTACGCCAGGAACTCCTGGAATACCAGGTATACCTGGAAAACCTGGTAAACCTGGCAAGCCGGGCAGGCCAGGAAAACCTGGGGTTCCACCTGTCCCACCACAACCAGGATACCCTGGAACACCGCCATATCCAGAGATCCCTGGAAAGCCTGGGAAACCTGGACATCATGGACATCCCGGATCATCAACCCCAG ATCAGCCTCCATATCCCCCATATCCAGGATATCCTCCCGGGCATGAAGGCCCAATTGGTGGTGTAGGTCCAGATGGTCCCAATGGCCCATGGCCCAATGGTCCGGATGGTCCTCAAGGACCAAGTGGTCCAGGTGGACCAGGCGGACCAGGCGGGCCAGGTGGCCCTGAAGGTGGAATTGGAGGAGTAGGAGGTATAGGTGGCGATGGACCTCCTGGTCCAGATGGTCCATGGCCGACAGGTTCGCCCGGTCCAGATGGGCCATGGCCTGGTGATCCCGACTACGTGCCTGGAGCTCACCCAACAATTCGTCCACACTACGAAGGGCCAATTAAGATTCAATATCCCATTAAGTATTACGAACCTACGACGCCGACCTCTTATGTTTATCCGTTGTATGGACAGAAGCAAGTAGAACGGTTAACCTCTAACTCTAAGTTcgaattgaaatatttcaataatgaaACTTCGAAGGAAGGCTACGAAAAGAACGTCGAATCTACAACGTTTACATATCCAAGCAAAATAAGCGGTCCCATAGGAGTGAAGGATACATATATAGACTCGCAGTTTGGAAATCGATCCCAGAGACCCGGCTATCAGACAGGACAAGTGAACCAAAATGCGGACGAAATTAATTCCTTGCTGCAAACGCAACGAAAGGAATTGCGTAAATACACAGAACAGGAAGACCAAAGTAACTACGAAGATCTTAAGAAAATTGTATCGCAAATTCCTCAAACTGTTTACGACGAAGTAGGTCCTACCACTAGTGAGAAATACTCCAGCCGAGAGAGATTGCAACAGAGCTCTCGCGAGAATCGTAAATATCCCCAACAAGTGACGAAATTGAGCGAACCGGTGATTCGAATAGAAACGAGCCCCGAAGAAAATACTGCCGCGCTTATCAAACAGGTAAACCAATTATCTGAAAAATCTAGCGAACCGAACTTCGAGTTCGCTGCGATCGGTGTTCAGCCACCGAATCCGATCAATATCAAGCCCTACGAGCAGTCTGTAGGGCCAGACCCTGAAACCTGTCCCTGTTACCTTGTCGAGCCTGGAAACGATACAGTCACAACCACGAGCACGACATCCATTCCTCTCATTGGTCAGCTTGGCTTCATTCCAGTAGTATTTGTACCATACTGTCCGGGCAACGACGAGACGGACAGCGAAAACATGAAAGACATGTTCCCCTCTGCAATGCCTGTCCCATATGCATGCGACACGTGCGGTTTGCAAACCGGAAAAATCGAAACGAAGCTTCTCAGCGTGAATCAGCTTGGCAATATAGAGAATCTTCGCGAGGCCTTGCGGCAAGCAAAACTTGGCTTTTTAAATGTTTCAGCACGGCGTCGGACGGAAAGGAGGGGGGCGAAGAGTCGGCACGTCAAGTGA